The sequence tgtaaaaacaaacaaaaaaaaccagcctggcatggtggctcacgcctgtaatcccagcattttgggaggcagaggcaggcagaccacttgagctcaggagttcgagactagcttggccaacagggtaaaaccccgtctccactacaaatacaaaaattagccaggcgtggtggtgaggatctatggtcccagctacttgggtggctgaggcacaagaatctcttgaaacccgggaggcagaggttgcagtgagcccagatgatgtcactgcactccagcctgggcaacacagcaagactctatcgcaaaagaaaaaaaaaaggtcaagaaaaaaaaaggagaggggaaATTCGTAATCACAGGAAATACTAAAATCATAGGTGGATGATCCTGCCAAGGATGCTGTAGAAATGACCCTAGTTCGGGTGTGATTTCAGACTAGTGTCATTAACAGAGGTTAGTATCATTAAGATCTCTTCATACTGGGAGTCCAGGGCTCCAAAACCTCATGATATTGTATGCTATGATAATCTCAGATATACTTCGCAATTCTAACTAAAACATCAATTACTTACTTTAACATCAATCAAATGGTATTACCAATCAAAGTCTAGTATACCCTGGTTATGAATGCTGGCTCTAACTTCAGACAGTCTGGGTTCACATGTTGGCCCACCAGTGTTTGCATGACTTTAAAACAACTTGTTCTATTTccccgtctgtaaaatgggattaatatTTTCCTTCGATTTAAATGAGAATGTGTTAGAAACAACGTCTACGTGCTAAACTCTTAATCACAAACATTTCTAGGGCATAATCAGAAATGAAGGACATAAATcatcaaatgtaattttaaaattttagctttccaaatatggaatatttattctttaattttatatctagaaGTTCATAATCTTTTACACAGCCATATCCTTTTGAGAATGTGATCACCCAACAGACTCTTTATCtaggaaaaatgcaaatatatgctATATTCTGCATATGATTTCTGGGGAGCCAAGGACCCTCAGAAGTATATgcatgaaattaagaaaaaagccgggcatggtggctcacgcctgtaatcccagcacttagggaggctaaggcaggaggatcacttgaggccaggagttcaagatcagcctgggcaacacagggaggccctcatctctacaaaaaatacaaaaattagacaggcatggtggcatgcacatgtagtcctaacttcttgggaggctgtgggggaaggatcacttgggcccagaagttcaaggctgcagtgaactgtgattgtgccactacaccccagcctgggcaacagggcaagaccctgtctctaaaaaaagaaagaaagaaagaaattaagaacaactgatgtaaacttttaaaattgcaaagTTGAACAGTGGAATTTAAGAATCTCTTCAAAGCAGAGAATCcaactaatattaaaatattatactgtcatttacttttttaaaaacagattatgCAAGAGTAGAACAtcgtattttctattttatcccTCCTTTTTGGAGGTGATataaattctttgaaacattttttttttctttaaaaaaattgttttctctatgttgcccaggctggtctctaactactggcctcaagtgatcccccagccttggcctcccaaagtgctgggatgacaggcatgacccactgtgacCCACCAAAAGCATGCATATATTTCAGATGAATCCATTTTAACTCATGGAAAGAAACTAGCAGTAGAAATCTCTTTCTAGCAGCTTGAGATAGAATGGTTCAAAGTATTAACATACTCGACTATTGCTCAAATATCATAGGACGAGCTCTCAATtctaatgtaatatatatttttaaacataaaaacataccAACCTAATTCCTATACTTAAGAGTCTCatgataaagttttattttttttaaagtgggatTTTTTTACTAGACTTATGCACTAATACAAcatgtttttctataaattagcatatttttggttctgttttatgTTATGTTTGTTATGTCGCCTGATAGCCGAAACCAGTTGTTCTCAACCTGCTACCAAATACCAACCTGGAAATATGCCACTATTTAAAAAGCCCAAAGAatagggttttgtttttcctgtttaatTGTTTCGTGTTCAAACTACATAGTAAACCAGTTGGCAACCATTACtgaacaaaaatagtttttcGTATGCATGAGCACCATTTTCCCACAGAAAAcacttaaccatttttaaggtACTGGAACTCCATGCAAGGGTTCACATATGCAGTAAATATCCTTTCAATCTGGTTGTATCACATTGTTTCTGTGAAAGGAAGACCTGATATTGCAGATCTCAGAATTAAACggtaaaaatcaatgaaaaactgCACCTGAGGCTCAAACACCAGCCAGATGGCCTTTGGTTGGAAAGGTCACATCTGCTTTTTAAATCCCGCCGTAACTGTGAATGCTTGCGATGCCACCACATCCCCAGTACAAGAGAACTGGAGCATCTCTGGTTCCTTCCATAATCGAAGGGCTTCCAGCATAGGGCGTAGGGGGAGAGGCCCGAAGCCCTGGAGACAGCGCCCGAGGGATGGAGGCCGCGCTAGGCTGCGCTCAGGTGCGGGGGTCTCCGGGAGCCGAGACCCCGCGGGATGCAGCGGGGGGACCAGGGCCTGATCCCCTACCCCTGCGAGCCAGGGCCGCCAGGTTACGCCCCCACTGCTTCCCAGAGGTAACGTCCAGCCCTCTCCTCCCCTATCCCCCAAAATATCCCGGTTCCGCTCCGCTCAGCCAGCCGCCCGTGACCCCGACCCCGACCCGACCGCGACGGCGCCCTCCCCAGGCCGCAGCGGAGGACTAAGGCCAGGCCGCCCAccctggcggcggcggcggctcccgGCCAAGGCGGACCCTGGGGAGGACAGCAGCTGGGCCGCGGCCTGTCCCTAGGGGGAGCGGGCGCAGGGCCGCGAGTGGGCAGCGCCTCCGCCCCGCACGAACAAAGCGGCCAGGCGCGCCGGGCCGAGGCAGCACCGCCTCTCCCGGAGCGCGGGGGGCGGGGAGGATGGCGGGGGCACTCACCTGAGGGCCGGCGGAGGGCGCGGGCGGGCCGGGCCCGGGAGCCGGGACCGCGGCGGGCCGGGGCCGCGGCGGGCCGGGGCTCCGCGCCGGGGCGCACGGGCTACGGGGAAGGGGCGACCGGCGCGACGTCCGCAGCGGGGCCCGGGAGCCCCGCGGCGCGGGCCGGGGGCCGGGGCCGGAGCTCGATTCTGCGGCCGCGAGGTATGGGAACCGGTCCGCCGGGCCAGGCAGCGGTGCTAGGCGGCAGGGGTAGCGACGCCGCCGcctttcccttctcctgcccCCGTCCCTGCTCCGCCGCGTCCTCGTCCTCGCTGggtccccgccgccgccgcctcagcCTCGGCGCTCCTCGGGTTTCTTCTCTCCATCAAGGCCGGGCCGACCCGCAGGGACCATCCCGGAAAGTGAGGGGTTGTTGCCGTTTCCCGCAGCTGTTGGTGGCCATCTttaatcctcctcctcctcctcctcctcctgctttctcCACCTCCCGCTGGCTGTCTGACTGACTGACTCTGGatcctcctctttcccctcctgctcctcctaCTGAGCCGGCCGCAGAAATTGCAGCCGCTCAGCCTCTACCCCCTcctgcttttccttcctctttccttacttccttcccttccctcggCTTCCCGCTCTCCCCTCACTCTCAGCGGCTGCCTTCGCCCCCGTCTGCAGACAGCGCCGCTGGATGCTCCCAGCTAGACTTCAACCCCACTCCTCTCAGTCCCTCTCCCCACTGCCTTCCAGACGCGCCTCTTCCCCGCCCCGCGCCCCTCTCTCCTCTCCGACCCCTGCCCCTCTCCGCGGCGCTCACCCTCCTCAGTCTCAGTTTCTGAAAGGACTCAGCTGAGAAAGGACAAGTGGGTTCCGCTTTCCTTAACCCTACACCCTTTAGCTAGATGCTGTCAGAGGCGATGGAGAAACGCAAAGCTCCGTTAATTTTACTCTAGCCAGAGTATAAAAGAACTGCCCACGCCAGCTATTTTACTACACAGCTTCGAAACTCCTGCACGCTCTCCTGTGTGGCTCCGGTCCGTGAGGGGACCGGAGTTGAGGAGCTCGGTCTCAAATGGTGCCTTCCGTCAGTGACCTTGAGTCGGTTGCCTAAAATTTtaggttttccttttccttcctgggAGGGGCATTATTTATACCTTTGCAGTCCCAACAGTGTTTAAACCAAATAAGTATCCTTTAGTAAACCTAGAACTGCCAAGTGATCATCAGTTTGCCCGTTTGTTCCTACTCAACCCAGTAGACAATTTGGGTCACGCTTCAGTTCTGGCAGTGAAGACAAACTGAGTCAGCAGTTAGGAGTGGACTCCCTTAAACAACAGAGTTAAGAGTGGGGAAGTGGTCATAACATCGCTGTAATGACAAACTTGTTTTTCCTAACACTGCAATCTACAGAAGTTTCCGGATTTCCTCTAATAAACATAAGGCAAGTTGGatttgctgttttcttctttttgacgATTTTGCCTTTAGAGTTGGACCCATTTGTAATGATTTACTCGTCAATTACTCCAAGGTAACAAAGTTGGAGGTAACATTGCTAACACAGATGACATATGTGAGCActttgtgggggagggggggtCACAGTTTTTGCTTCTGTGGGGCactggctattaaaaaaaaaaaaccttgcccTTTCAAAATAAGACTAGTGTGTTCAAAGGTTAGTCCCATAAACAGACCAAATGTGggcagaaatgtttttaaatgtagttttagaTTCTACTTCAAAATGAGTAATGTTTTGAAAGTTCAAATATAAGATTTTGTAATTATAACAATTTAAGAGTTTCAAATATCTTTGAAAAGAATATGCCAAAACAAacctaaaaatatattgtagTAAAAATACCAGTATCCTTTGGTGGGGGGCGGAGCAGAATTCTAATATTTAATCCTCACGAAGTAACCTTAATTAACCGAGTTAGGTTCACGATCTCAATTGCCATCTTTCAATGCCaataatttttccatttgaaatCAACAACCTATACTAACATCTACAACTCTTTTAAACCCAAATAAAGTATTTGAGACAGCATTGTACAATacgttttgaaataaattattaaaaacaaagcacctatgtgggggggtgtgtgtgcatgtgcttgtactttttttgttgttctttcctTTTGGCCTTTTGGTGTTTATTCTTTATTTAGATTTTGTGTTCTTCCAGTCTATTTCTAGGCAAAATACCACAAAATTCTTGACTCTTAAATATTCACTTATAAAACTGTATGTATAAtaattggagaaaaaagaatgttagATAACATGAATATACACTGAGAAAATAGGCTGACTTCTTTTAAACATTAAGACCACCAtgcatttttaaaggaagattttCAATTAGGGGTTTCAGGACTCTtgtcattgtgattttatttacatTGAGGGAGAAAgagttgcattttaaaatactataattatatttttctgttaaagCATATATTGCAATAAAGTTCACAAATCTATCGGTATGCAAATGCAGCCGTTTTCATATTAATGTCTTACAAACTCACAAAGGTTTTTCAGtgatagacataaaaataaatgtaccattttttttttgtcttttttactgAAACCACATAAACGTAAGTACTGTAATAATGGAAAAATCAGACCCTTCACATTTACTTTTTTACAGCTCTGTCACCATTACAGCCTTACCTTTAGTCTTTGTTGCTGGCTAAGTGTAGTTTCACTGTCATCTTAGGAATCaagtatgaaaaaaaataaattgtcaaaTCAGGTTTTCCTGCAACATGATTATTGTTTCATATGTATTCACTCTCAGATAAAGTCAAGGTCCTCTATAAAACAAAGAATTGTGTTAAAGCGGGATAAACCCTTTGTGCAGAGGCCAGATGGAAGGAGATCTAGGCATGTGCAGCAAACTCCTCTGGGAATAGAGGAGCAAGCATGAAGGGCTATTTCTAAACAGTTCTGCACTGGGAGGCTGATCTCCAACTTACAATTCATGAATAAGGTGATTGTGGAGAATAATAACCAAAAGGCTATCTGTGACAATAAGCAAACAGAACCCATATTTGCTTTTAACATGATTGAAAATTCTATGAACATGAGTGAGTGAAGCATAATTTTAAAGGatggaaaatggagataaaaagttcatgaaaaatatctaaaagtaAGAGGAAGAAACAATAATAGAGCAATTGTGGAAAATtgttaaataatacatattaacaGTTTGctatttaaacaattattttctttatgttaacTTTTTGTTAACATGTTTGCTTGTAAGACTatacaagaaataatttaaacttgATCAGGTAGCATTATCCCAGAGATGAGCATATGTCATTTATAGAATTTTGAGATATTTATTCCAGAACATAGAGTGCTAAATGATGCTGGGacacaaaaatcaaaaggaatggaagtgttaattgacatatttaaaaattactgagccACTATATTAcgtattatattaaatatatctttccatttttccagGCTACTAGACGCAACAATAGAATTACCATATTGTTTTTCCTGGTTTGAAAGGATCAGATGGAAAGAAACTGGGCAAGCCAATGAAAGTCTCTGGGGATCATGGGAATTGAGTGTCTATGAAAACCATATTCCAGACAAGAATATAGTCTTAGGTAAATGTTCTCATAATCTCCATTCTTTAGAAAAGACAATATTTCTGTTCCGCATCTTCCTCTTTAGGTGGACTGTCTAAAATATCAATTGAATAATGACAAGCCACATTTATCTGCACTGATTATTTAGTATCATTCTTCACTCCTCAATTTATAGAACTACTTATAATTAACTGATGAGCTGTCCCTGAGACAGTGCCATTTATAGTCATTACTGCACTCTAATTGGGGAGAAATGCTTTTAGAAAGTTCTAATTAGAgattttttctgttgtatttcttataaatacattcaaaagaGGTATTGGAGAGTTTGTTTCGTTTTGGGAAGGGGCATGTGTGTAGCTGGATGTATTGTTTCTCTTTATACTTAAGTAATATGTAATAAAGCTTCTTTAAACTTTAAAGACGAACAGGCTCACAGGAGGAAACAGAATAGTATCATGTTTTGCCCTTGTTCATCATAATTATCAGCATTATAATAGAGACAGGGGGATTGAAgacttttattattaataaattctaTTTCTACTTAAAGTTAAAGGTCCTCTTCATTTTCAGTTCCTTTATGTTTCTCTATGGAGAGTTCAGACTTTTAAAACCAGTGTATTTACAATGTTTTTACAAGATAAATACACTtcacccttgaacaacacaggtttgaactatgCAAATccacttctgtgtagattttctGTCACCTTGGCCACCCCCCTGAGACATCAAGAAcaactttttctcttcctcccccttcTCAGCTTATTCAAcctgaagatgatgaggatgaaaacCTTTATGGTGATCCTCctccacttaatgaataataaatatattttctcttctttatgattttcttaatagcattttcttttctctggtttTATTGTAAAgataagtatataatacatatacaaaacatatgtgaatcaattttatgttatcagtaaggcttctggtcaacagtagactattagcagttaagtttttggggattCAAATATTACGCACAGATTTTCAACTGCGCAGCGGCCAGGGAGGGCAACAGCACTCCTCACCCTGGCGTTGTTCAAGGGTCGACTGTAGAGTAGTAAACACATTGAGCTTATTTCACTCATTAAAAATTCTagtgaaaaattattcaaatggCTCACTATAGATCATCTAGTGCAAACTTTGTAGCAATTTGGATAAAATCCAGGTCTCCTGATTCAGTCTCAAGTCCCATAACTTCAGAGTTGACAGGGCTCATCTTAGAGAAGAGAAACTCAACCAAAGAAACTTTTAACTGTGCCATCTtcagttaaatataatttaaacttaATTTCCAGAATTAATGTTCAGCGTTGACCTTTCTTAGAAATAAAGCTAAGgaataaagtaaataaacagGGTTTTCCTGTTTACAAAAGTGAGAGCAATTGTTTGCAATTAAtgtaaaaagcaaatttaaagatAGCTTAAGAAAGCTCAAGTTGACTAAAAAATGTgcgatttttaaaaacctaaaacaactcctataacatttatttatggTTCAAAAAGTATAAAGTTAACTCAAAAATACTGTGTTATTTCATGGATTGAGTGTTGCAAGACTCAGGAAACAAACCTCAGTTAGCTAAATAAAGTAAAACACTGCCATCTGCTGACTAGAATGAAAAATTAGTTGGTCTTTTACCATCTGTAACTAGCGAGAGGTCTCTGTTAATTTATTACATAATTCTTTAAAGTATGCTGAAAAGCACTATGCTGGGTGATACAAAATTACTCAGTCTCCTAGATGGACACTTAGGACTATATCCTATGCTAccgtattagttagggttctccagagagaccaAACCAATAAAATACAGATACAGGAGAGCGGATTTATtagaattggctcatgcaattatgaaggctgagaagtcccacgacaggccatctgcaagctagagACCCTGGGGTGCCAGTAGCATGGCTCATTACAAGTGTGTAGGCCTGAGAACCCAGAGAGGAGCTGGTGTGAGTCCTGGTATCCAAAGGCTGGAGAGCCTGGCATTCTCATGTCCAGGGGCAGAAGAGTGTATCCCAACTTCAGGACAGAGAGACCAATTCACTTTTCCTCTGTTTTGTTCTATCTGGGCCtccagctgattggatggtgcccacccacagtGAGGGTGAATCTTCCCCACTTGGTCCACTCAGACTCACACTCCAATTGCCTCTAGAAACACCTTTACAGACACACCCCAAAATTATGCTTTATCACTTCGCTATATATTGATTAATCCAGTCAGGTCAATacctaaaattaatcatcacagctAGCATGTAGTGGTGGTGGTTATCATTATTCGAACAGGTAATTCTGACCATAATTAGTAATGCAGCAATAATAGGgcttaaatgtaaatgaggaaataaagttattatttggaaattttgaatatagaaaaattttacattaaaactacttaaggctgggtgcagtggctcacacctgtaattccagcactttcagaggccaaggcacacggatcacttgaggtcaggagtttgagacgagcctggccaacatggtgaaaactcatctctactaaaaatacaaaaattagctgggtgtggtgacgggcacctgtaattccagctgaggctgaggcaggagaatcacttgaacctgggaggcggaggttgcagtgagccaagccgagattgcatcattgcactccagcctgggccacagagtgagattctgtctaaaaaaaaaggacatttaaatTGTATAACTACAGTAaacataatttggaaaataaaaaaatataaagtttaagtcatgacctaattacttcaCTCTGCAAATATTTGAGTGATTGCTATGCCAGAAACTAGATTGCCTGCAAGAGATGTAAAAACCTACTGTCCACCTTtatggagctcacagtctaaagaaagagatagatatCAACCAGGAATGGTAATGTCTTAAGAACTATAACAAGATGGTACAGGAGTACCTCCTGCTGCTCTAGTGGGGCACACAAATTATTATCAACACATATAAATTACAGTCTAATAAGTATTTGCTCCTGTCCTCAATTACTATAAATAATCCTTGGACTTATTCAAGAACTGTATTTTGAGCTTTCCATCTGAGTGGAGTTTTTGTTGTATTGCTTTACTCAGAAACCTCAAAAGGTTTATAACATTTCAATTTCTCCCATTCCCTGCATCAAATCCATTGCCAAGTATTGCCAATTTTACTTCCAAATAACTCTCAAACATAAACACCTCTTCCCATTTTCTCTGGCACTACCCTAGTCTCATATTTTCAACTGAGATAACCTTTTATCTAGTCTACCCACTGTCACTTGAATCTCTTCCAATCCATTGTTTCCATTTACAAATTTTCAGTGGTTCTTAGGACCTGGCATAGTTGACCAACCTTCCACCTCTTGAATGTCAACATGATCCATAATTTAATGCACTTTCTCTACTGCTATTACCCTGGCCTGTTCAGTCTCTTCTCCTTGACATGCTCCCtttgccacagggcctttgcacaatCGATTTCCTGTCTCTATTCTTCATCTACTTTAACGATGTCTTCACTGAACTCTCTAAGTCACCAATCCCAccattaaatttttcatagaacCACTCAATCTTCCTTCATAGCACTGATCACAGatgcagttttatagttttttatgttattatgtggtttatgcctataaatTGAATGAGGACAATGACTGTGTTTTGGCTCTTTATTGGTCCAGTTTTGGTACTACCATTTTACATTACAAAATTCTTCCACATCAGGGTAGAGAAGTTTTGAATCAAGCAATTGACACCTATCATAACTTAATGAAGTACACACATTtaaggaatgaataaaatatgctGGATTATTGATGATTCCAAacacatttaatttatatttttttcctgtttatttcatATGTGTTATGACAAGACtagaaaacatatttgttttctttaacacTGGCTACTGGACTCTGCTCTCCTAATCAGAATGTGTGCTAATTTGAGGGCACTCTATCCTCAAGATAATGTCATATTTGAGGAGCAACTGTGAATGAAGTCAAACATTGACCTAGTTTTTTTGAGATCTTCTCTATCACTGCAATATTTTGTGTTTCCTCTTTTGCTCTTCCTTATCTCTTGACATTTCTGCCACCattatataatctttaaaaatcaagttcCTTTTTTGCTGTTGTGCTTTTGAAACTTCCAGATGATGGGATGGGGTAGAGGGAcacaataacaaacaaaataaccaaacacacaacctacagttactttatttacaaattttCCTCAATAGCTTGTGTTATATGTACTTGCCTtatcaagaaattaaatcattctGAATTCATAGACTctataaaatcaattatattatcattcattttccttaaaaaaattttttttaagtagagacaaggttttgccatgttgtccaggctagtctctaactcctgggctcaagcgatcctcctgcctggacctccgaaagtgctgagattacaggcataggccaccactcccagcctcatttttaaaaaaataaattcaagtttaATTTAACGACATATTAtgttggttaattttatatgtcaacttccCTGGGCCATGAAGTATCcaaatatttggttaaacattattctgggtgtgtctgtgaagatgtttctggatgagattgaCATTTGACTCAGTAGAccaagtaaagcagattgccctccccaaTGTGAGTGGACCTCATCCAATCTGTCCAAGGCCCAAATGGAGCAAAAAACTTGGAGTAAGGGAGAATTTACTCTCTGCCTGACTGTCTTTGACTTGGAACATCAGTCTTATCCTGCTTTCATACTTGGAGTCAGACTGGAACTATATCATCAACTCCCCTGGGTCTCCTGCTTGCCAACTGCAGATCTTGGAATTTCTAAGCC comes from Nomascus leucogenys isolate Asia chromosome 9, Asia_NLE_v1, whole genome shotgun sequence and encodes:
- the LOC115836709 gene encoding uncharacterized protein LOC115836709, which codes for MGTGPPGQAAVLGGRGSDAAAFPFSCPRPCSAASSSSLGPRRRRLSLGAPRVSSLHQGRADPQGPSRKVRGCCRFPQLLVAIFNPPPPPPPPAFSTSRWLSD